In Neodiprion pinetum isolate iyNeoPine1 chromosome 6, iyNeoPine1.2, whole genome shotgun sequence, one genomic interval encodes:
- the LOC124221736 gene encoding serine proteinase stubble, with protein sequence MRWLGYVATILWWSGIARSLSTLNRGHSYKISPKPCKGPEPGGDEGTCMFVWECIKSEGNHVGVCVDTFMFGSCCVHNATTNNVNADPGFAGSPPPRPSLAEALSAAPTRPTSPSSPYLHQQSQSTTSLPRPQNVASASSGSAQGAQRPNLQRPRPAQKRPYAKPNANQDNRLDPTAQGSRPQGVRNPSLSNGLPTVSGSLLVTQADDSKTKTQSPGHSMQHEATGPSDKVDNSHNTLIVKLPSRVPSLPARPHRPGYDQKPSTAQRPSESRPDDGKTGDADLVVQATIHRPSVELANEDDTEVGVQLHSPNYIHTERPQWATKPAASHKPSTDYSKPHFSVKTSTYRPGTYISHQSQPSDRPNFVSKPQFDRIPGKPTSTVRPTYYSSQMTGTAGLTQPSVHWQVTTEPAFITKHKPATSRPPAILEAARPTASSPQIWSENSWTPPQPSLKPHWTDDPSWLSNGPHSFPSKPAGSQRPTRPTSPNKPYESSVYEKPMGAAHYITTSYVETSTKSKPTKKTNASTTPTSTSTTSSTTTSTTTTTTTEKPATTVSYSSAPTLTTKRIPGTVMTVSAISDNKETQCGVPPLFPRPETRIVGGKDAPFGRWPWQVSVRRTSFFGFSSTHRCGGAVLNENWIATAGHCVDDLLTSQIRIRVGEYDFSSVQERLPFVERAVARKVVHPKYNFFTYEYDLALVRLETSLTFAPHISPICLPASDDLLIGENATVTGWGRLSEGGTLPSVLQEVSVPIVSNDKCKSMFLRAGRHEFIPDIFLCAGHETGGQDSCQGDSGGPLQVRGKDGRYFLAGIISWGIGCAEANLPGVCTRISKFVPWILKNVT encoded by the exons GTTACAAGATCAGTCCGAAGCCGTGCAAGGGACCTGAACCCGGGGGTGATGAGGGGACCTGTATGTTCGTCTGGGAATGCATCAAGTCGGAGGGCAATCACGTGGGGGTCTGCGTAGATACCTTCATGTTCGGGAGCTGCTGTGTTCATAACGCCACAACGAACAATGTCAACGCTGATCCAGGGTTCGCGGGGAGTCCACCTCCGCGGCCATCGCTTGCAGAGGCTTTGTCCGCCGCACCCACAAGGCCGACGTCCCCAAGCTCGCCGTATTTACATCAGCAGAGCCAGTCGACGACTTCGTTGCCGAGGCCCCAGAACGTCGCGAGTGCCTCGAGTGGAAGCGCGCAGGGAGCCCAAAGGCCGAATTTGCAGCGACCCAGACCAGCTCAGAAGAGACCTTACGCCAAGCCCAACGCGAACCAAGACAATAGACTCGACCCTACAGCTCAGGGCTCCCGCCCGCAGGGTGTGAGGAATCCTTCGCTAAGTAACGGTCTACCCACGGTATCCGGCAGTCTGCTGGTGACTCAGGCGGAtgactcgaaaacgaagaccCAAAGTCCTGGACACTCGATGCAGCACGAAGCAACCGGGCCCAGCGACAAAGTGGACAACTCTCACAACACGTTGATCGTAAAACTTCCGAGCAGAGTTCCTAGCCTGCCGGCAAGGCCCCACAGGCCTGGGTATGACCAGAAGCCTTCGACCGCTCAACGACCCTCGGAGTCACGACCTGATGATGGAAAAACCGGAGATGCTGACCTTGTCGTTCAGGCGACGATTCACCGACCCAGCGTTGAATTGGCCAATGAAGAC GATACAGAAGTCGGAGTCCAACTGCACAGTCCAAACTACATACACACCGAACGTCCCCAGTGGGCCACGAAGCCTGCGGCGTCTCACAAGCCGTCGACAGACTACTCAAAACCTCACTTCTCTGTAAAAACAAGTACCTACCGACCCGGAACGTATATCTCTCATCAGAGTCAACCTAGCGATAGGCCGAACTTTGTGTCTAAGCCGCAATTCGACAGGATACCAGGGAAACCCACAAGTACCGTACGACCAACGTACTACAGCAGTCAAATGACCGG CACAGCCGGGCTCACTCAGCCATCAGTTCATTGGCAAGTGACCACAGAACCAGCTTTTATTACCAAACATAAACCTGCAACCAGCAGACCCCCTGCGATTCTTGAAGCTGCCAGACCCACTGCTTCTAGTCCTCAAATCTGGTCCGAAAATAGCTGGACTCCTCCACAACCCTCCCTCAAACCTCATTGGACCGACGATCCGTCTTGGCTGAGCAATGGACCCCATAGCTTCCCTTCAAAACCTGCTGGATCCCAGAGACCCACGAGACCCACAAGTCCGAACAAACCCTACGAG AGTTCAGTATATGAAAAACCAATGGGAGCAGCTCACTACATTACGACGTCTTACGTGGAAACGTCAACGAAATCAAAGCCCACGAAGAAGACCAACGCGTCGACAACGCCCACGAGCACGAGTACGACGAGCAGTACCACGACATCCACAACTACGACCACGACTACTGAGAAACCCGCGACAACGGTGTCGTATTCTTCAGCACCAACCTTGACGACGAAGAGGATACCAGGCACCGTGATGACAGTGTCTGCAATTTCCGACAACAAAGAAACGCAGTGTGGAGTTCCCCCGCTGTTTCCACGACCCGAGACTCGAATTGTTGGCGGTAAGGATGCCCCTTTCGGAAGATGGCCCTGGCAGGTCTCCGTGCGGAGAACCTCCTTCTTCGGATTCTCCAGCACCCACAGGTGCGGTGGTGCTGTTCTCAACGAAAACTGGATCGCGACCGCTGGTCACTGCGTCGACGA TCTGCTAACGTCCCAGATACGTATCCGCGTCGGCGAGTACGACTTCTCGTCAGTCCAGGAGCGGCTGCCCTTCGTGGAAAGAGCTGTGGCTCGGAAGGTCGTGCACCCCAAGTACAACTTCTTCACCTACGAGTACGACCTCGCCCTTGTGCGTCTCGAGACTTCGCTGACGTTTGCTCCTCATATATCGCCAATCTGTTTACCCGCATCTGACGATCTTCTCATTGGCGAAAACGCTACCGTTACTGGGTGGGGCCGTCTCAGCGAAGGAGGAACGCTTCCTTCCGTTCTCCAGGAG GTTTCTGTACCAATCGTTAGCAACGACAAGTGCAAGTCAATGTTCCTAAGAGCGGGTAGACACGAATTCATTCCCGACATCTTCCTCTGCGCAGGTCACGAGACCGGAGGACAGGATTCTTGCCAG GGTGATTCTGGGGGACCTCTTCAGGTCCGGGGAAAAGATGGACGATACTTTCTTGCCGGTATTATATCCTGGGGAATTGGTTGCGCGGAAGCAAATCTCCCGGGAGTTTGTACGAGGATATCAAAGTTTGTTCCATGGATCCTCAAAAATGTGACTTAA